The following proteins are co-located in the Vidua macroura isolate BioBank_ID:100142 chromosome 1, ASM2450914v1, whole genome shotgun sequence genome:
- the RAB18 gene encoding ras-related protein Rab-18 isoform X2 has product MPISGVDFKVKTISVDGNKAKLAIWDTAGQERFRTLTPSYYRGAQGVILVYDVTRRDTFVKLDNWLNELETYCTRNDIVQMLVGNKIDKENREVDRNEGLKFARKHSMLFIEASAKTCDGVQCAFEELVEKIIQTPGLWESESQNRGVKLSNKEEGYGGGGACGGYCSML; this is encoded by the exons ATGCCAATTTCAG GTGTAGATTTCAAGGTGAAAACTATTTCAGTTGATGGAAACAAAGCTAAACTGGCAATATGG GATACTGCAGGTCAGGAGCGGTTCAGAACATTAACCCCCAGTTACTACAGAGGTGCACAAGGTGTTATCCTAG TTTATGATGTCACGAGAAGAGATACTTTTGTCAAGCTGGATAACTGGTTAAATGAATTGGAAACATACTGCACAAGGAATGACATAGTGCAAATGTTAGTTGGAAACAAGATTGATAAG GAAAACCGTGAAGTTGACAGAAATGAAGGCCTCAAATTTGCAAGGAAACATTCCATGTTGTTCATAG AGGCAAGTGCAAAAACATGTGATGGTGTGCAGTGTGCCTTTGAAGAACTTGTTGAAAAAATCATTCAGACTCCTGGACTGTGGGAGAGTGAAAGCCAAAACAGAGGTGTAAAGTTATCAAACAAGGAAGAAGGatatggaggaggaggagcatgTGGTGGATATTGTTCTATGTTATAA
- the RAB18 gene encoding ras-related protein Rab-18 isoform X1, producing the protein MDEDVLTTLKILIIGESGVGKSSLLLRFTDDTFDPELAATIGVDFKVKTISVDGNKAKLAIWDTAGQERFRTLTPSYYRGAQGVILVYDVTRRDTFVKLDNWLNELETYCTRNDIVQMLVGNKIDKENREVDRNEGLKFARKHSMLFIEASAKTCDGVQCAFEELVEKIIQTPGLWESESQNRGVKLSNKEEGYGGGGACGGYCSML; encoded by the exons ATGGACGAGGACGTGCTGACCACCCTGAAGATCCTCATCATCGGTGAGAGCGGCGTCGGCAAGTCCAG cCTTCTGCTGCGGTTCACAGATGATACATTTGACCCAGAACTTGCAGCAACAATTG GTGTAGATTTCAAGGTGAAAACTATTTCAGTTGATGGAAACAAAGCTAAACTGGCAATATGG GATACTGCAGGTCAGGAGCGGTTCAGAACATTAACCCCCAGTTACTACAGAGGTGCACAAGGTGTTATCCTAG TTTATGATGTCACGAGAAGAGATACTTTTGTCAAGCTGGATAACTGGTTAAATGAATTGGAAACATACTGCACAAGGAATGACATAGTGCAAATGTTAGTTGGAAACAAGATTGATAAG GAAAACCGTGAAGTTGACAGAAATGAAGGCCTCAAATTTGCAAGGAAACATTCCATGTTGTTCATAG AGGCAAGTGCAAAAACATGTGATGGTGTGCAGTGTGCCTTTGAAGAACTTGTTGAAAAAATCATTCAGACTCCTGGACTGTGGGAGAGTGAAAGCCAAAACAGAGGTGTAAAGTTATCAAACAAGGAAGAAGGatatggaggaggaggagcatgTGGTGGATATTGTTCTATGTTATAA